The genomic DNA TCTTCCTTCACTAGCTATGCTCACCTATATTTGCTGTTGATAATTCATCTGCCATGTTATGCCGCTTTTTAACCCTACTGATGTTTCAGCTAAGTCTGAGTTCAAAGGTAAGAATTAGTACTTCTATACTGCTATAAGACCCACTTTTTTTTCTGCTTCAGTTTATGTAACCTAAATCAGTTCTCAATCTTTGGTCAAGATGATTTGGATTTAAACTCATGGAATCCCTTACCACTGCCTGAGGTTCTGGGATGTTTGAGGACCAAATGTTGAGAACTGGTGCTATCAGTCACTGCACAAAAAATGAAAGGTGATATAGGCcctttacaaatgggcctttgtggtgcccctgtcacatgctaggggttggccgagtacctagcgtccataccggcctcacccctagcacgtgatggaggcgtaataatggcagcgccctatacacacaggcaccgcTATTTTGTCAtatcagacgcatagcgtccacacgtcgcgtcccatccggggcgcaagaagaagcgccattttggcgcttcgcTGTGTCtaggaaccgtgcggtttggctgctgcggttcccggatgcagcaactggcggcagtggcagagcgccgcttttcgacggtctgtaacccaccatagtacAGTAGAAAGGTGTGGCTGGGACTAATATACAGAACCTTTTTGCTACATGCATTGAAGTTCATTCCAACATACAGTGATTTtatttgggattttcttggcaacatttttttAGAGAAGCTTTTCCATTATTTTCCTTTTGGGCTAAGAGAACGTGGTTTGCTGAAGGTCTCCAGTgtatttctgtggctgagcagagattttaaccatggagtcataatccaacattcacaCCAGTTCTGTATATGTATCTTACTTGGCTGAAGACCTTTAGAAGCAATACTGTATGTAATATATGGTTTTAAATAAGCCAACACCAGAAGTATCTACCAAGCTATCTGAAAAAATTTATTTAGGTATATTCCTATGCCATTTCTTCCATAGTCATAGCAGTTATTTGTGCCCTAGAGAAAGGTAAAATAATGATCATATGCAGTCAGATAAAGCCCCAAGATTATATCTGTGGGCTACAACAACATTAGAAAGACTGTATCTTACAGTCAAATGTTGCTCACTTATTTCAAATTTAAGTTGTAGGCACTGACCTGGTCCAGTAGCCTTTGAATTAGAACATATTTATCTTTAAAGCATCAATAGTTATTTATAAATAACTTACATATCATTTTTCCTAAAGGAGGTAGGCTCAGCTCTTGAAACAGTTTACTAGAATATCAGTTCTTGATTTTTATGAACTCTGCCAGTAGATGTACCTACTTTTCACTCTATCTTCAGGGATGTTTTATGGGTAGCTATAAAAGTAGATGTAATATCCCTGTTAAGAATGTGTATCATATATATGTTTTCTAGGGTCCTTCTCATACCATTGTCAGAAATAGTTTGTTTATATAGCAGGACCTATATTACCATTTTTAAGGAACACACATTGCAGTACAAGGAGGAAAGTTGAATTGTATCTTATCTATATGCCTATATGGGTCCTAATTCCTATTGTACCAGTTTTCTTACCCTGCACTGGTCATTATAAGTTTCATTGTTTAAAATGAAGCTTAGTTGGTTCTTCCTACTCAGCAAATACAGCAGTAGGACACTAATATATATTCACAGCAGGTCTGCGTGCTTCTCCCATAATACTAGGGGatggagagggtttttttgtttttttgtccaGAAGCATTAACTCTTGTGATTACTTCATTGTGTATGGCTGTAGGCACAAACATGACCTTTAGTGAAGCCAGTGGGCCAAGATTCCTTTCCAAACTATTTTAAACCTTTCTTCAAAGCAAGTTCCATTTTTTTCCTAACTTAAATTAGATGTAGCCCACCTTTCTACACTCCCTTGTTGCCAAACCATACATTAGGAGCAAAACAAAAACGAATTTTCCTCACTTCAAACTGATTGAAATCAAAGCCTgtttcaaagtttaaaaacagcagcagttCTTCTGATTGTTGTACAACCCCTATTGCAACAAGAAAACTGCATCAGGAGGTGTTGACACATGTCAACAAAGAAGGGGTCTCGGAGACAGTGACAGTTATATGCTGACAGGAATATAGAATCATGTCTTGCCTCACACTAGAAAACCTATCTAGCCCCAGAAAATTTCCATAGCTATAGCAGCTGGGGCCATTCCCAAGCAAGACACTATGTATTGTTGCAAATACACAGCACTTCTCATTAAACATTATCCCCGCATTTTCACAAATTTACTTCCAAGGCTTCTTATTATCAAAAGATGAGGCGCTTTCCATCAGCTGGGTTCTGTTCCATGGGACAATATGGGCACTTCAGCCTGTAGAAAGAAGAGGCAGAAATAAGGTCTTACAACACTAACACTGCTTGTTAACAGCTAGTTTTCACAGAAGCAAGGTTGCAGAAAGCTGGCTTTGCCTCATGCTTTCTGCTGGATTGTCCCATCTATGTGCTTGTATCTAGCTGCCTTAAAGGGTTTGATCCATGGTAACATTTTACAAATCCCTGCCTTTAAAACTAGGGCAGGAGTGTGGCCCTCCAAGTattaaactgcaatttccaggGGCCCTACGCAGTTTAGCCAATGAGGAGGGGTGGCAGGAGCTGCAGGTCAACAACTATAGAAGGCTACACAATTCCCAACCTTGCTGAAGGGAGTGATGCTAGATCATCTCTTACAAGGACTCTTACGGTCCTTCCTATTTATCCAGCAGAGGGCAGCAGACACAATGTAGCTTTACCAAGAAAGTGAGGGTGTGGACTCAGAAAGACTTcctaaatataatttaataatgaGATTTTGTATCTTATTTGTGTACAATTATCCTGTAAAATCTCATCCTTCTCCTCAAACTCTGGGCAAACTTAGGTAAAATCACTTACTTCCCTCCATTGATGAGCTTGTTGAGGGCATCTCGAGAGATAACATGTCCGCAGATTAGCTTGATAGGTGGGTTAGAGTCTGTTGTCTGCTGGCGCAGGATGGGACATGCAAAGACTGAGTGGTACCAGCATTTCATCCCTAGCTCAATTTCAATCTGTTAGAACAGAGAATAAGTTACATCCACCAGGTAGCTGTTACAGTCCCAATCCCATCGTGTATCTCTTGCCTCATAAAACGGCTCCCCAGAATGGGCCAGGCACTCACTGGTAGCTCATCCTTGTGGCTCCAGACGCCTGTACATTGTCTCTGCTCAATCACAGCCTTGATGTTCATAAGCACTGGCAGTGCTACGCACCCTGCAGCAAAGCTGCAAAGAGAGAGCAAGAGCTCAGCCCTGCCCACAGCCCTGCCCCAGTCCCACCCCTAATCAAGCTTTACCTGACACTCAGAGGTGACTCCACAGAGAGTCCCAGTAGGGCACAGGCATCACGTGTGAAAGTCTCACAAATATCACCCCAATGACTATCATCCAGCAAGTGCCTGTATGGGGAGTTTCTGAGGCCCAAGCGCAGGTACACCAAGCTGCCCATCATGACCTGAATCTCTGAGTAACAAGACAAAGAAAACACCCCTCACATTTACATGCTTCCATGCACACAGTCACCTGGCTTGTTCTGTAACCAAATAATCAGAAACATGACAGCAAACAGACCAAGCCAACAACTTTTTCATTTTCACTCGGGGTGACACTAAGCCTTCCCCtacttaaaaagaagaagaagaatagaataAACACCAGTAGGCAAAATCTGGGAACTGCTCACCCTGGTCCTGGCCCAGAGAAACACTGCCCTGAGGCACTCAGGACaaggtttacaacagagggagACCCAGGAGAGAAAGACCAGCCCTTACCAAAAGAGTACTTCTGGAGAAAAGTACCAGAATAGGTTTCTGAGAAGAGCCTCACCTTGCTGGTGTAAATGTGCAAAGGGCTGGAAGTGGCGTGCGTAGCTCAGGGCCTCCAGCTCCTTTCCTGGACCACTAGCAAGGAGCCTGATAAAGTGGAGCCGATGCAGCCGGAACTCGAGAGAACTGTTCAATTCTGCCAGCTGCTGCCTATGGAATATCGCCCAGCTGGACAAGAGAACAACACTGTTCAGTACCAGAATCTATGGAGAAAGCTGTCCTTGAAGTGGCTGTCGGAGTAAAAGAGGATCACTTGAATCTAAGGCGCGTATGGAGCACCCAAAAGAAGCGCCGGGGAGGCTcctccttgctctgcagcagtgctgcagcaaccaaggAGGCGTCTCCTTTTTGCGGCGCAGTTGCACCGCCACAAACCACCAGAGATGGCACGATGGCATCACAGCTGCACAGTGCTGTTTGTACGCTGCGCAGCTGAAGCACCTGTGTGTGCCGTGTggatggtgctgtgcagctgcaacGTCCTCGTCACATGCCACCCcaaagcaaccctagcacatcgccatgatgtcgcaaagggcccatctgtctaGGGCCTAAGTTACAAATTTGCAAATCATGAAGGCTAAGGCACTAAGGCAGGTTATGGACAGTGACATTATGGTCTCACCATTCTGTAAGATCACATGTGTCATAGAGATTATGCAGTGacagcaaagcaaacaaaatttcaCAGTGCTTATCAAAATGGAAGACTACATCCTCTTCCTGCCCCCTATCCCAGCACTCCTCCCATCCAGATACACTCAATGGCTAGTGAGGAAACTGACTATCCAAGAGGTCTTGCCAAGTGTCCTGGTCCAGAAAGTACAGTAGAAGAGGGAAAGTACAAAACGCTACACAGCTCTTCCTTATTACCTCAGAGCAGGCTCCAAGTCTTGTTTGTGCAGAGCTTCTAGTATGCTGTTAAGTTCCAGGAATGGCTTTTTGAAGTCTACATCCACATTTGCAGTGGATTCCTGTTGCAGGGAAATCCAGAATTAGATTTAAAACCTATCTCAGTTTTCTTctcaggaaaaaagagaagaaaatggaaacattctCAGGAATTAAGTCTCCACAGCATAATTAAGGCATCAAGGAGGTCACTCCAGATCTTAGGGGGATGCATTTGCTCTTCTTCAGAACTGAGTATGATTCTAAGGCTATTTCTAATTTGGGGGGAAAGCGTTTTGAGGTAAAACAGTCACTCCCTCATAACATTTTCATGGCCAATTCCATCACAGCACTTCTGGGGGTGCAACTGGCCTTTTTTAGGATAGAAACTTTTTGTGTGAGGAGGGACTCTTGGCAGGTAGCAGAATAGTCAATCAGCTGCTCTTCACAGTAGAATTAGTTGCCAGAGTCAAGCCAGCCATTTCCGGTCAAGAAACAAAACCGTCACCTGGCAGAGTTCAATGGCCATCCACCAGCCACAAGACAACATAGTATTATAATAACAGACTTCTATACACCATGCAAACACTATTTTTGCTCCAGTACCTGACACATTTCTTCAGctactcccagcatcccctgttGGTAGAGATGCTCTATGATGGCCATCACCAGTATCTGCTTCTCTTGGGACTCCCAGACCACAGCAGGAACAATGCCACACAAGTCTGCATCAAAATTCTGGAACAGAACTAAAAGTCAGCCATTCAGAAGAGCTAAGAAACAGCACACATTCTTACATCCAGTATTGTATATCCCAAAGTAACTACCTATTTCCCATCACCACTGAGTATAGTACAGCTAGGATTACTGTACAAATTATTATGAACTAAACATTGACTGCAAAGAAGCAGATTAAAATATATGACACAACAAGAGCTAAGCTATATTGTACTATGAAATCTGCGCATTGCCAATACAGAACAACTATTTTGTTGTTCACTTGCTGCCAATAATTCATTCTTTAAAAGACAAGAAATCAATAAAACTCAGGGGCTTGAATAAAGCTTGAAGATCAGTTTTTTCACCAAAATTAAGGCCCGTTCAAAGCAAGGAGTAGAGTATGTAGAAAAGGCCTATGAACACTCCAACAAAACATATTTAACACCAAAGGAACACTGCAACAAATGCAGGTAGGGCCTTTCCACCAACATCTTCAACTGGATAGGGACTCCACATCCAGTCTCTTAACTGAGATAAGATTACTTCTTTTATTTAGTTATTAACTGAAGCATTTCACCCCAAAGTCAGTTCATATTATTACTGTTATCATAGTGGGTTTTTTTAGCTTGGCTTTAAAAATGAGTGCAAAACTACTGATGGATCTTTTTGCATGTTAAAAAGCAATGTAAGTTGGCATCACAGCAACTGCAGAAAGTAGTCTACACAGTCACCACAAGATTTCTAATGGAACTTTAGGTAGCCTGGGAACTGgaactctctttttttttcttatgaaatATAACTTTTTAATCATATTCACCTAATTGTTGTGCATGTCTCTCTACTTGGGAAATGTCTGGAAAGACCTCTCTGATGATCACTGAATCACTCAAGTCTTACTGCCTCCTCTCAAGTTTTCACTTTTAACGCGACAAAATAAAACCCttccttttaaaaccatttttgtcAAGAAAAGGACACCAGTATTGTCTGACTATTACAAAGTATACACATCCCTTTATATAATCTATTATTTAATGGAAGAGAATTTGTGATTCTTTCATGCAGAATTCTAGTTTTTAGGTTAACGCTGATAAAAGGCATGTTTGAATTTCTGGAAGAAGAGCAGTCTATTTTGAGTGCAGAGTGATTACTGTTAAAGTACAAAATAGCAGAAGGAAATTTCCATAGTTCAGAAATATCAGGTGACAGGAAAGCTCTTGGACTGACACTTGTTTTCACAGTGCACGAAGGATAAGCTTTGGTTTTCATCTTGTTGCTGGAGTCCAAACCAAGCAGATAAAATTACTCACTCTATCAATTGCTTTTCCCACACGAGAAATGCTGCTGTGAATGTCTTTGTGGTCTGAAGCTAAGTTCTGCACAGTGTCTTTGATATTCTTACAGCACTGAGAAATAACCAGGGAGAGTGTAGCAGACAGTGGTGTCCGTTGCAAGTCTGTAGAAGAAGCAGAACTAGTATCTTAGTGCAAGAAACCAGGATTTACAGTTGCCTTACAACTCTGAAAGTTACTGCTCACAAGTAAGTGAGATCAAAACATCAATTAaatcatgtcctggaaaaagagtaGGAGAATGCACAAATCATTCTTTCTCTCGCTAATCTCCTAGTAGGAGGAAGAGGTACAGTCTGACCCTTCTGGGCTGAGCTCCAGTGTAAACCAGATAGAGAAGCGCAGTGACCATACACAAGACCATACACAATTAGTGATACCACAATTCTTTATTATGGTAATTTAACATCTATACCAGAAAAGGAAGTCAAGTGTTCTAcagatgttggattacaattcacagcattcctcaccactggctatgccagACAGacatgctgggaactgcagtcaatcAACATACAGTATAGAggactacatgattcccaccctcaTCTATAGTACTAAGAGAAACTTGGCTCTAACCAATTATTAAACCCATGCAAACAGATTTGCCAATTCTGGTTCCGCAAGGGCATGCTGGGTTCCAACCCTATTGTCTCTTAGAATGCTACAGAGTATTGAAAGTATCTCAGGAATATAGTTATGCTGACTAAACGAACAgaacagtttattcatgacaaccaaatacaggttatacccatcaaattacaaaattacctttaaaacttccacagtcaattagTTCTGTAACATatagagcaatatgtttacactaaaattttaaaaatatttcatacaaaaacatatcacaattttccatactcCATTCAAATGTTTACTGCAGATTCCCATGCATGATCCCTGCAGAATCCATGCCTTTATCCTCAAAATCTAATCTAagtttagctgctttcacagcaaatatagcagtgttgaacataacagacttagttgtattagctaacaagtaggtgattttcttcaagtcattttggttagctacaagTTCTAAGCTTCTCTTCAGAAACGTATCTCTTGAGGTTTTATACATCTTACAATATAGCATATAGTGTATGGTGTCTTCAATatccccacttccacaaatgcaagtacaggggtaccccgggttacgaaattaattcgttccgccgccgctttcgtaacccaaaaatcttcgtaaggcgaaaaagccataggcgctaatggggaaaagccgcgatttcgtgcgaaatagcgccgaaaagcaccaaaaaatttttcgtaacccgaaataaccttcgtaacccggaacaggtttttttaatggatttttttcgtaacccggaaatttcgtaaggcggcgcattcgtatcccggggtaccactgtatgctgctCCTTGGGAAtttttttatatttcccttcaatgTAGTTGGTTTTCATTATCTGGAATCGTAGGGCTGTAAAAGCCCTACAAAGAAGAGGCTGACTTATTTCTGATAGATATTTTTCTTCTCCAAAACATACTTTTAGAAAAGGGAAGCTAGAAGAGAACTTTAAATCTCTAGTGACATTAACATCCCGCAGAGCACAATGCTCTTGCAACCTTTCTTTGATGAGTTTCCTACTATGCTGTACATCACCAGATTTTAGGATCCAggccaaatttcttcaaatttgcCTCACATTCTGATAGCCATGAATTTTTATAGATAGAACCTCTTTGTTCATCTACAGCACGAGTTACTAATTCATTGACCAAATATTTTAgttttacaaaataaagaaatgatgcatataagaggtgataagatataGGCATTAATCCAACTTCTGATCACATGTAGGTGACTGGTGCTCCTGATGGATGGCCCAATATTGTTTTAAGAATTTATTTTGCAAGACCTCTAATTTATTTGTCGTAATACTTCCGCATACCTCTGCTCCATATGTAATCTGTGATATGACCTTTGCTACATAAACCCTTTCAGTTGGCACAATTGCATTTCCACCCTTGACTCTAGCAAATTTTAAGACAGTTTGAATAGAtcgttgtgccttcaaatttacaGATGTCAAGTGGCTATTCCATGAGCTGTTTTCGGAAAAACAAACCCCTAAGTAGTTAAATTGCTTGACCTGTTCCAGTTGAAACTCATTCAGTATCCATttatgtttgggtggatgtttgcCAAACACCATAACGTTTGTTTTTGTATAGTTCACACAGAGTTGTTCTTTGTTACATACTTCCCCAAAAGTTTTCAATAATCTTCTCATACCTATTAAATTTTGTGCCAAAAGGACCACATCATCTGCATATAGAAGAATTTTCTGATTTCCCAAGGACACAGGAAAATGAGAGTTATTGACCAGTTGAGCACCCATTATATCATTTACATAGCTATTAAACAAAAATGGGGCAAGCCTTGTCTCACACTCTTAGATGTTTTAACCTCTTCTGATAACTGTCCTGTTTTACTTACTCTTACGTGGATACTAGTATCTGAGTATAAATTCTTAATTAAGATCAGCAAGCGTCTATCCATTCCCAACATCCACAATTTATGC from Sceloporus undulatus isolate JIND9_A2432 ecotype Alabama chromosome 2, SceUnd_v1.1, whole genome shotgun sequence includes the following:
- the RMND5B gene encoding E3 ubiquitin-protein transferase RMND5B isoform X1, with the protein product MERCACVERELDKVLQKFLCYGQYCELRLEELLRYVTRLREELRDPDLQRTPLSATLSLVISQCCKNIKDTVQNLASDHKDIHSSISRVGKAIDRNFDADLCGIVPAVVWESQEKQILVMAIIEHLYQQGMLGVAEEMCQESTANVDVDFKKPFLELNSILEALHKQDLEPALSWAIFHRQQLAELNSSLEFRLHRLHFIRLLASGPGKELEALSYARHFQPFAHLHQQEIQVMMGSLVYLRLGLRNSPYRHLLDDSHWGDICETFTRDACALLGLSVESPLSVSFAAGCVALPVLMNIKAVIEQRQCTGVWSHKDELPIEIELGMKCWYHSVFACPILRQQTTDSNPPIKLICGHVISRDALNKLINGGKLKCPYCPMEQNPADGKRLIF
- the RMND5B gene encoding E3 ubiquitin-protein transferase RMND5B isoform X2 codes for the protein MAIIEHLYQQGMLGVAEEMCQESTANVDVDFKKPFLELNSILEALHKQDLEPALSWAIFHRQQLAELNSSLEFRLHRLHFIRLLASGPGKELEALSYARHFQPFAHLHQQEIQVMMGSLVYLRLGLRNSPYRHLLDDSHWGDICETFTRDACALLGLSVESPLSVSFAAGCVALPVLMNIKAVIEQRQCTGVWSHKDELPIEIELGMKCWYHSVFACPILRQQTTDSNPPIKLICGHVISRDALNKLINGGKLKCPYCPMEQNPADGKRLIF